The region TTCGTGTTCCTGCACGAGCTGGAGATGCTCTACAAGCAGAACCTGATTAAAGGCGGCGACCTGAACAACGCCATCGTGATCGTGGACCGGGTGGTGCAGGACGAGGAGCTGACGCACCTCTCTGAGCTGCTGCAGAAGAAGAAAGTAGAAGTGAAAGAGGAAGGCATTCTGAATAACACAGAACTTCGCTTCAAAAACGAACCGGCCCGCCACAAGCTGCTGGACCTGCTCGGCGACCTGGCTCTGATTGGCCGGCCGATAAAGGGGCAGATCCTGGCGGCACGCCCTGGCCATGCCGCCAACATCGCCTTTGCCAAAAAGGTGAAGAAGATGATCCACGAGGCCACGATCAAGAACGTGCCTACGTACGATCCCAAGAAAAAGCCGGTGATGGACATCAACCAGATAGCAGCCACCCTGCCTCACCGCTACCCTTTCCTGCTGATCGATAAAATAATTCACCTAGACGAAACGATGGTTATGGGCGTTAAGAACATAACCATGAACGAGCCATTCTTCCAGGGCCACTTCCCTGGCAATCCGGTGCTGCCGGGCGTGATCCAGATTGAGGCCATGGCACAAACTGGCGGGATTCTTGTTCTCAACTCCGTGGAGAACCCGGAGGATTACTGGACTTACTTCCTGGCGATAGACAAGTGCCGGTTTAAGCGCAAGGTTATTCCGGGCGATACGATAATATTTAGATGTGAACTGCTGGCTCCTATCAAGCGTGGCATTGCCAAAATGAGCGGCCAGGCCTTTGTAGGCGGGCGACTGGTGATGGAAGCTGAAATGTCGGCAAGTATAGTAAAGAAAGACGCATGAACCAGCCATTAGCATACGTACACCCAGAAGCCAAGATTGCGCATAACGTTGTTATTGAGCCGTTTGTAACAATCCACAAGAACGTGGAGATCGGCGAGGGAACCTGGATCGGATCCAACGCCGTGATCATGGAAGGAGCCCGCATCGGCAAGAACTGTAAGATTTTCCCGGGGGCCGTGGTATCCTCCATCCCGCAGGACCTTAAGTTTGCCGGCGAGGTAACTACCACCCACATCGGGGACAACACTGTTATCCGCGAGTACGTGACTGTGAGCCGCGGCACTATCGACAAGATGAAAACCGTTATCGGCAAGAACTGCCTGGTGATGGCCTACGCCCACGTGGCCCACGATTGTTTGATTGGGGATAACTGCATTATCGGTAATTCGGTGCAGATTGCCGGCCATGTGGAGGTGAATGACTACGCCATCATTAGCGCCGCTACGCTGGTGCACCAGTTCGCCAAGATCGGGGCCCACTCCTTTGTATCCGGTGGTTCACTGGTGCTCAAGGACGTACCTCCGTTCGTGAAGGCTGCCCGTGAACCCCTCTCCTACGCTGGCATCAACTCCATCGGCATGCGCCGCAGGGGCTACGTGAGCGAGCAGATAAATGAGATACAGCACGTGTACCGTATCCTGTTCATGAACGGCCTGAACAACAGTCAGGCCCTGGATAAGATCGAGGTGGAACTCTCCCCAAGCAAGGAGCGCGACGAGATCATCAATTTTGTGCGCAACTCCGGCCGCGGTATCATTAAAGGCTATTTCGCAAAAGATGCAAGTTAACCTAACAGGCTTAGGTAAACGCTACAACTACGAGTGGATTTTCCGGAAACTGACTTATACGTTTGATTCAGGAACCTCTTATGCCATCCTAGGGCATAACGGGTCCGGTAAATCCACTCTTCTTACGATTATGGCCGGGCATAACCTGGCAAGCGAGGGGCATCTGGCCTATACATCCGGCGGCAGAAGCATCCCGCAGGACGAAGTATACCGCCAGCTCACCCTCACGGCCCCCTACCTGGAGCTGGTGGAGGAGTTTACCCTCCTGGAGATGCTGGACTTCCATACCCGCTTCAAACCGCTTCGCCACAAGCTCACGAACGCAGCGCTTATTGACCGCATGGGTCTGCAGCGCTCCAGGAATAAGTTTGTGAAGGACTTCTCGTCGGGCATGAAGCAGCGCCTGAAACTGGGGCTGGCCATCTACTCCAACAGCTCTCTCTTGCTTTTAGATGAGCCTACCACCAACCTTGACCAGGAGGGCGTGGCCTGGTACCAGGAGCACGTGGCCCAGAACAAGGAAGGTCGCCTGATCATTGTCGGCTCCAACATACAGCACGAGTATAGCTTCTGCGATCAGCAGCTGCGCATATCAGACTATCACGTGGTGCCGAGGGCTCGTTGATCGTTGTTCGTTATTCGCAGTCTGATTTATACTTAAGCTATACTTTTAGCCTTATCTGCCGCAAGTCTTCAGCTTTGTACCCTGCAATGGTGTTGGGTTTGCTACCAGCCGGTTACCAGAGCCATACGTTTATACTTGCTGCTATACTTTATACATCGCTGCTATCCTTCTATCGCTGGCGCGGGTTTGCAACCCGTGTCCTGCTATGATGTCGGGTTTGTAACCCGACAGGCCTGATAAGCCATACTTATACCTGGGCTATACCTTATACTTTACTGGCGCAAGCGTCCGCTTGTGCCTTTGCTGCTGCTAGCTGCAACTGGAACCAAGCTATCCTTTCTAGCTCCCGCTGATCCTCTAGTTCCTACAAACCTACCGTTGCATTTCCTGCAGTGGTGCTCTCCAGCCCGAGAGGGCTCGTCTTCCCGCATCGCGCTGTGTTCCCTCCTTGCCTCGCTCTCGCTCGGCATGCCCTTTCAGGGCACCGGATCTCACAAGGCGCTCAACCCAAGGACTGGGAATCATTCGATAGCCACTTCCCTTGCTGTCATCTCGACCCACGGGAGAGATCTCATTAGAATTCCCGATAGATCTCTCACAGCTACGCTGGCTCTCTTCGGCTCCCGCCTCAAGAGTACTCGAGATGATAGAGAGTGTGGCAAGTATAATTCCCCTCCTCGGAGGGGCTAGGGGTGGGTTGATACTTGTAGGGACAAGTCGCGACCTGTCCGCTTTCGGCAGCAACTATGAAACTTATACTTCAGCAGGAGCAGTCGCAGAACTCCCCTCCTTGGATAAGGAGGGGCAGGGGTGGTTGGAACCGGTATCAGAAAACTCCCGCCCCTGTTTTTAGGGAGGGGCCGGGGAATGGTGAAAGCTCTTCTATCAGTAGGTTTGGCTTAACCGAAACTTGAATTTTATACTTGCCAGGCACGCTGCCATACTTTCGGAGGTTTCAAAATCTACTTTCCTGCGCAGGCAAACGTGATGCAGTGCTGAGTACTCGCCGCCATAGTAGGAATATCAAACTCCAGCGAAAAACTAATAACCAATAGCTAAAAAACTACCATTTTACACGGAAGCTGGTTAAATTTGTAACCACACAAAACGCACACAATGGGACGCGCATTTGAATTCAGAAAAGCCCGTAAGTTTAAACGCTGGGATAAAATGTCGAAGGCCTTTACGCGCCTCGGCAAAGAAATAGTGATGGCCGTGAAGGAAAGCGGCCCTAACCCTGATACCAACTCCCGCCTCAGAACGGCTATCCAAAACGCCAAAGGGGTGAACATGCCCAAAGACCGCATTGAGGCGGCAATTAAGCGTGCTTCCTCTAAAGAGGAGAAGGATTACGAGGAGATAGTATACGAGGGCTACGCGCCGCACGGCATCGCCGTAGTGGTGGAGTGCGCCACCGATAACCTGAACCGGACCGTGGCCAACGTTCGTATGCACTTCTCGAAGGGCGGCGGCTCGCTGGGCAAAACAGGATCCCTGGACTTCATGTTCGACCGCAAGGGCATTTTCAAGATCTCCTCTGAAGGGGCTGAACTGGAGGAGCTGGAACTGGAGCTGATCGACTTCGGCGCGGAGGACATTTACGAGCACGAAGGCGAGATCATCATCGAAACGCCTTTCACCGAGTTTGGCAACATGCAGCGAGGCCTGGAGGAGAAGGGACTCAACGTGATAAGCGCCGAGGTCCAACGCATCCCGACTACCCGTACCGAGCTAACTGAGGAGCAGGAGGAAGAGGTGCTCAGCTTGATAGAGCGCTTTGAGGAAGACGACGACGTGCAGGCCGTATACCACAACATGGCGTAGAACCGAATAAATGCATATATCAGATGGCTGCCTTGGGTATTCCTGGGCGGCCGTTTTTTTTTGAATCCACGTAACCACACATAGTTAACACAAAACCAACCCATATGCTGCTATACTTTCTCTTTGCAATTGGCTTTGTATTGTTGATCAAAGGTGCCGATGTGCTGGTGGAAGGGGCCTCCTCTATCGCCAAACGCTATGGCTTACCTGATATGGTGGTGGGCCTGACAATCGTATCGTTCGGCACCTCGCTGCCGGAACTGATCGTGAACGTAATGGCAAGCCTGCAGGGGCAACCGGAACTGGCCATCGGGAACGTGTTTGGCAGCAATGTAGCTAACCTGCTGCTCATACTTGGGGTCACCGCGCTCATCTGCCCGCTGCCCATCAAACGCAATACCATCCTTACCGAGATTCCCTTCTCCCTGATTGCCACGCTGCTGGTGGGCTTTCTGGCTAACGCCACCCTGCTCAACAACCGCTACGACCTCTACATCAGCCGCCTGGATGGGGCCATATTACTTGGCTTCTTCGGGATGTTTATGGTCTACATCTACAACGTAGCCAGAACTAACAAAGATGAGGTGCTGCCCGAGGAGGATACCCCCGTGATGACAATGGGCAAATCCATCCTTCTCATACTGCTTGGAATGGTGGGGCTGTTTCTGGGGGGCAAGTGGGTGGTAGACGGCGCCGTGCACATCGCGCAGGCGTTAGGTCTGAGCGAATCGTTTATTGGCCTGACAGTGGTGGCCATTGGTACCTCGCTGCCGGAACTGGTTACGTCGGCCATGGCAGCCTATCGCCGTAATATCGATATCGCCGTGGGCAATGTGGTGGGCTCCAACATTTTTAACCTGCTCTGGATCCTGGGCGTGAGCGCCATCGTCAGCCCGCTGCCTTTTAACGTGATGAACAACTCAGACATCGTCATGATGATCCTGGCCAGCGCCATGCTCATACTTGCCATGCCCATCGGCAAGCGCAACGCCATCGACCGTGCGAACGGCGTTATCTTCCTGCTGACATACTTTGCCTATATCGGCTACTTAATCATGCGGGGGTAATTCGGGGGTGGAGAACGGGTGGAGGGGGTATCAGCCTTAGCACACGCTACTTTGCCCTCCCGGATGCTGAAAACTCAGAAGTTGTTTTGAGGATCCGGGTGGGTAAATCGCATCCGCTTCCCCTCCGGGGGAAGAACAGTCTATACCAGAAGGCTTCTTTCAGAGTGACAGCCCTCCTTTATACTTCAGGCTAATCCTGCCCGCCTACTTATAAGGAAGTCCTCTGGGCTGTAACAGAAGGCACAGCAAGTATAAAATTTATACTTTGGATGATGCTGAAGTATAAAGGCAACAAGCAAGTATAACTTGAGGGCCTTTTTGCCATGAGAAGGCATTAGCCACTGCGCTACCCTCATAACTTGCGCCAAGGCAAGGCTTAACTATACCCTAAAACCGTCTATAGTTCCCCTACATTACAGTGTTTACCCTGGCCCATCCAGGGAAGGGTGTATCGGCAGTTCCCACTTCTTAAAGTAGCAATGCTTATAGCTTGCCTCGCCGGGTCCAGCCTTGAGGTGGGGCAGCACGTACACCAGCATGACAACGTACTCTCTTATTTCAAATCCCACCTCTGCTTACCTTGTCTAAAGGCAGGCATTGCTTTAACAAAAGCTTCTTGCTACTGCCTGAGCCAAAAAGGCAGAAAATAAATATGCCTGAAAACGTGCTAATCCAGGAGCAGCAACAGCGGCCGGCGTGAAAGTTCATTAGCAACGCCAGCCCACTCTGTTTGCTCCCATCTGCGGCTTTTTTAACTGGCAACAGCTTTTAGGCCCACGATTATCCAACTATATATTGATCTTTTACAAAAACAAATCGTAAAACCATACACTGAAAAGTTAGAATACACCCAGGATAAGAGGAGATGGATGATGCACACGAAGCGGTTTTCTAACCTTACCCCACGTTACCCTTTCTTACCAAATCCACAAGGATAACTATGCCCCATACCGCCCGGTACGACACATGTTTCTGCCCGGGCTCCTCAAGGCATGCCAGAAAGGGGCTATAACCCTGTACATGAATACTATTCATGAACCAGATTTCCAGACCTTACATGTTCACAAAGTACCAAAAATAGTTTGCCATTCTATCATGTAGGGCTTGAGATCCTTGTTTAAGTATAACTATTTACAACTAATCTATGAAGGCAAAATTTTATTCAGCAATTGGCTGCATAACAATGGCTGTCTGTATAAGCACAACAACTTATACAGAAGCCTGGTCTATGCCAAGGCCACTGATTCAGCAAACAGCTGATGTAACTGTAACCGGGCGGGTGACGGATGAAAAAGGGAGCGGGCTGCCCGGTGTAACGGTGATGCTGCAGGGCACCACACGGGGCACCTCTTCTGATGCTAACGGGAACTATACATTGGCTGTACCTGGCGGAGAGGGTACCCTCGTGTTCTCCTTTATCGGTTACCAGACGCAGGAGATTCCGGTAGGCAACAGGTCTACGATAAACGTTTCGCTCGCCCCGGACGCCGAGGCACTCGAAGAGGTGGTCGTGGTAGGCTACGGAACGCAGCAGAAGAGCCTGGTTACCGGCGCCATCTCCTCTGTCCGGCAGGAGGAGATAGCCACTGTGTCCTCTACCAGGGTAGAGCAGGCCTTGCAGGGTAGAACGGCCGGCGTTACGGTGTTGCCGGCCTCCGGCGCCCCCGGCAGCGGCATGCGGGTAAGGGTTCGCGGCGCCGGCTCCAATGGTAACGCGGAACCCCTCTACATCGTGGATGGCATGCGAACCGGCGGCATTGAGTACCTGGACCCTAGCGAGATTGCCTCGATAGAAATACTGAAAGACGCCGCATCTGCTGCCATTTATGGCGCGGAGGGTGCCAATGGTGTCGTGATTATCAGAACCATAACAGGGAATAAAGGAGCCCCCTCCACCATTTCTTACAGCGGCCAGTATGGGGTGCAGTCAGTCGGGGATAGGATGGATTTGATGAACGCCCAGCAGTATGCGGCCTACCTCAGCGAGTCGAACACGGCGGGCACGATACCAGACCCTGCCGAGGTAGCAGGTGTGCAGGGCACGGACTGGCTCGATGAGCTTTTTGAGACAGCCCCCATGCAGCGGCACTCGCTCAGCTTTAACGGGGGTAGCGAGAAATCATCTTTCCTGGTAAACGGCACTATGTTCCGCCAGGACGGTATTGTGGGTGGGGACAGGTCCCGCTTCGACCGCTATACGGCCAGGCTCAACTCCGACCACGAGATCAAGTCATGGCTTAACATTGGCAACAGGCTCTCCTACTCCCACTTCGAGCGCACAGGCATACAGGAAGACGATGAGTTCGGCGGTGTGATCAGCAATGCTATTTTGATTGATCCGCTTACCCCTACCCTGTATACCGGTGCCCTGCCACCCTTTGTACAGGAGGCCATTGATGCGGGATTTCCCTTAGTGCGGGATGCCAACGGGAACTACTACGGGCTTTCGCAGTACATCCGAGGTGAGGTGGGCAACCCCTTGGCGCAGCTGGCCATCACCCGGGGCGAGACGGTGCAGAACAAGGTGGTCGGAAACCTTTTTGCCGACATCAAGCCCTTTGAAGGCTTCACGTTTACGTCCCGCTTTGGCATCGACGCTGCCTTCCAGCGCAACCATGGCTGGAGCCCGAGCTTTTGGTTTTCCTCCGAAAGGCTCAACACCGCCGCCAGCACCTTCGACACGAACGAAAACTGGTTTACCTGGCAGTGGGAGAACTATGCCACCTACGACCGTACCATCGGTTCGCACCACTTTACCTTGCTAGCCGGTGTTTCAGCGCTGGAGCGGAGGTATAACCGGCTGAACGGCACCTCCTCGGGTCTATTTGCGGAACAGGACATCTTTGCCTTCCCCGACTTTACCCCTGATGACAACGACAGAATCGCCGGAACAGAGACCTCCAACACCCTGGAGTCCTTCTACGGAAGACTTTCCTACGACTACCAGAATAAGTACCTCCTG is a window of Pontibacter kalidii DNA encoding:
- the lpxA gene encoding acyl-ACP--UDP-N-acetylglucosamine O-acyltransferase, giving the protein MNQPLAYVHPEAKIAHNVVIEPFVTIHKNVEIGEGTWIGSNAVIMEGARIGKNCKIFPGAVVSSIPQDLKFAGEVTTTHIGDNTVIREYVTVSRGTIDKMKTVIGKNCLVMAYAHVAHDCLIGDNCIIGNSVQIAGHVEVNDYAIISAATLVHQFAKIGAHSFVSGGSLVLKDVPPFVKAAREPLSYAGINSIGMRRRGYVSEQINEIQHVYRILFMNGLNNSQALDKIEVELSPSKERDEIINFVRNSGRGIIKGYFAKDAS
- a CDS encoding ABC transporter ATP-binding protein, which encodes MQVNLTGLGKRYNYEWIFRKLTYTFDSGTSYAILGHNGSGKSTLLTIMAGHNLASEGHLAYTSGGRSIPQDEVYRQLTLTAPYLELVEEFTLLEMLDFHTRFKPLRHKLTNAALIDRMGLQRSRNKFVKDFSSGMKQRLKLGLAIYSNSSLLLLDEPTTNLDQEGVAWYQEHVAQNKEGRLIIVGSNIQHEYSFCDQQLRISDYHVVPRAR
- a CDS encoding YebC/PmpR family DNA-binding transcriptional regulator — encoded protein: MGRAFEFRKARKFKRWDKMSKAFTRLGKEIVMAVKESGPNPDTNSRLRTAIQNAKGVNMPKDRIEAAIKRASSKEEKDYEEIVYEGYAPHGIAVVVECATDNLNRTVANVRMHFSKGGGSLGKTGSLDFMFDRKGIFKISSEGAELEELELELIDFGAEDIYEHEGEIIIETPFTEFGNMQRGLEEKGLNVISAEVQRIPTTRTELTEEQEEEVLSLIERFEEDDDVQAVYHNMA
- a CDS encoding SusC/RagA family TonB-linked outer membrane protein codes for the protein MPRPLIQQTADVTVTGRVTDEKGSGLPGVTVMLQGTTRGTSSDANGNYTLAVPGGEGTLVFSFIGYQTQEIPVGNRSTINVSLAPDAEALEEVVVVGYGTQQKSLVTGAISSVRQEEIATVSSTRVEQALQGRTAGVTVLPASGAPGSGMRVRVRGAGSNGNAEPLYIVDGMRTGGIEYLDPSEIASIEILKDAASAAIYGAEGANGVVIIRTITGNKGAPSTISYSGQYGVQSVGDRMDLMNAQQYAAYLSESNTAGTIPDPAEVAGVQGTDWLDELFETAPMQRHSLSFNGGSEKSSFLVNGTMFRQDGIVGGDRSRFDRYTARLNSDHEIKSWLNIGNRLSYSHFERTGIQEDDEFGGVISNAILIDPLTPTLYTGALPPFVQEAIDAGFPLVRDANGNYYGLSQYIRGEVGNPLAQLAITRGETVQNKVVGNLFADIKPFEGFTFTSRFGIDAAFQRNHGWSPSFWFSSERLNTAASTFDTNENWFTWQWENYATYDRTIGSHHFTLLAGVSALERRYNRLNGTSSGLFAEQDIFAFPDFTPDDNDRIAGTETSNTLESFYGRLSYDYQNKYLLNLTVRRDGSSLLPPGNEWGTFPSVSVGWVLSNEDFFPAGDVLNYLKLRGSWGQNGSLSNLTLGQWAAVITSQGIRYPDGNGGYITVAEPAQLANPDLTWETSQQVDVGLDLGFFQNRLTLTTDYFVKTTKDLITPGTPPRFIGNVLPFVNGGDVRNRGWEFELGFNNDENAFKYEFAANLTTLDNEVTFLNPNVTRIAGTGVGTGWTATYFEEGFPIWYFRGYKTAGIFQTEDEIGQYLSENNITGYDPAPGDPIVVDVNGDGQISPDDQTFIGSPHPELVYGGRINLSYRGFDFLAFIQGQSGNDVLLAFNRVDRPTANRPAFFYEDRWTGPGSTNSWFAPNTTSTFVYNSDLMLFDGSYARIRQLQLGYTLPNTLTERISVRDARFYVSLDDFFTFTDYPGLDPEAGSNDVNSLGIDRGVYPVPRKALVGLTFSF
- a CDS encoding calcium/sodium antiporter; protein product: MLLYFLFAIGFVLLIKGADVLVEGASSIAKRYGLPDMVVGLTIVSFGTSLPELIVNVMASLQGQPELAIGNVFGSNVANLLLILGVTALICPLPIKRNTILTEIPFSLIATLLVGFLANATLLNNRYDLYISRLDGAILLGFFGMFMVYIYNVARTNKDEVLPEEDTPVMTMGKSILLILLGMVGLFLGGKWVVDGAVHIAQALGLSESFIGLTVVAIGTSLPELVTSAMAAYRRNIDIAVGNVVGSNIFNLLWILGVSAIVSPLPFNVMNNSDIVMMILASAMLILAMPIGKRNAIDRANGVIFLLTYFAYIGYLIMRG
- a CDS encoding bifunctional UDP-3-O-[3-hydroxymyristoyl] N-acetylglucosamine deacetylase/3-hydroxyacyl-ACP dehydratase, with product MNDKQHTIKAPVTVSGIGLHTGVVSNMTFRPAPINHGHKFQRIDLPGKPTVNVDVDNVVDLSRGTTIEQNGARVNTVEHTLAALVGLQIDNVLIELDGPEPPIMDGSSIEFVKALHEAGLQEQNALRNFFEITQGLSYKDDARGVEIAALPLDDYRVTVMVDYNSPVLGSQHASITDLDQFEKEIAPCRTFVFLHELEMLYKQNLIKGGDLNNAIVIVDRVVQDEELTHLSELLQKKKVEVKEEGILNNTELRFKNEPARHKLLDLLGDLALIGRPIKGQILAARPGHAANIAFAKKVKKMIHEATIKNVPTYDPKKKPVMDINQIAATLPHRYPFLLIDKIIHLDETMVMGVKNITMNEPFFQGHFPGNPVLPGVIQIEAMAQTGGILVLNSVENPEDYWTYFLAIDKCRFKRKVIPGDTIIFRCELLAPIKRGIAKMSGQAFVGGRLVMEAEMSASIVKKDA